One region of Thermococcus celericrescens genomic DNA includes:
- the hjc gene encoding Holliday junction resolvase Hjc, with protein MRYRRGASAERELIKMLEKAGFAVVRSAGSKKVDIIAGNGKLYLCIEVKSTHDDRLYFSEEDYRKLTSFAERFGGRPVVAVKFINNGWRFFYPANLEKGGKNYKVSLQTKNYLTFDEVIGRQRSLEGVIKRET; from the coding sequence ATGAGGTACAGAAGGGGAGCGAGCGCGGAGAGAGAACTCATAAAGATGCTCGAAAAAGCCGGCTTCGCAGTCGTCCGCTCTGCCGGAAGCAAGAAGGTTGATATAATAGCCGGAAACGGGAAACTCTACCTCTGCATAGAGGTCAAAAGCACCCACGATGATCGGCTCTACTTCAGCGAGGAGGACTACAGAAAGCTGACATCCTTTGCCGAGCGGTTCGGGGGAAGGCCCGTGGTGGCGGTTAAGTTCATCAACAACGGCTGGAGGTTCTTCTACCCAGCAAACCTGGAGAAAGGGGGCAAGAACTATAAGGTGAGCCTTCAAACAAAGAATTACCTTACCTTCGATGAAGTCATCGGGCGACAGAGATCCCTCGAAGGGGTGATAAAACGTGAAACTTAG
- a CDS encoding COG1361 family protein produces the protein MKLRGIMIILLLTAVLPFLPPTSAQSPLVIVPLNNDFSGVPGDTIIIPFRLENLGNQTLENVSVYITGPAEGFLYQSKVIREPIEPNQTYQDTLSVKILNADTGRYTLKLVARMGNTYSEAPIDVKVRLVVDYSLYVISEEKYIYGHEVSLKLKAVTGANGVLTGRIGYYMNHNGHIVKNVSLVTYIKPGDSWEQDVFLQKPEIGEYTLTLWANFSGVFKEVSKTFIVYQRNLTYRAFYRDGSINVEVYGEDGRGVEGIPVSINGTVLTTDESGRVIYAVSTPGTYQITLNLDGRIAHTTVNVDSLQMTLFQNKTRIVVTVTNTKGDPLANVTVVAVGPKGTDYRITDTSGTAVVNLEITGYGTVMIRATSSRYLGTSANLKVAEPEKPSAPTTTSSPSPTTTPQPTTTIIPSKPPRSYGPLAAILLIAGVILAGTSYVAFFRPTILEETLDRYYFVKVKAPRLKGVDNFRFEKGVNAIEVRATKGKATISDGTVVWEIDHMEPEEEAYLQVILG, from the coding sequence GTGAAACTTAGGGGCATCATGATTATACTCCTGCTCACTGCGGTGCTTCCGTTTCTGCCCCCCACAAGCGCCCAGTCGCCTCTCGTAATCGTGCCGCTGAACAACGACTTCTCCGGGGTTCCCGGGGACACCATAATAATCCCGTTCAGGCTGGAGAACCTCGGAAACCAGACCCTCGAAAACGTCAGCGTTTACATCACCGGGCCTGCCGAAGGATTCCTCTACCAGAGCAAGGTCATCAGAGAGCCTATAGAACCGAACCAAACTTACCAGGACACGCTCTCCGTGAAAATACTGAACGCAGACACCGGGAGGTACACCCTGAAACTGGTAGCGAGGATGGGAAACACGTATAGTGAAGCTCCAATCGATGTTAAAGTCAGACTCGTGGTGGACTATTCCCTGTACGTCATCTCTGAGGAGAAGTACATATACGGTCATGAGGTTTCGCTGAAACTTAAGGCCGTTACCGGGGCGAACGGCGTGCTGACCGGAAGGATCGGATATTATATGAACCACAACGGACACATCGTTAAGAACGTCAGCCTGGTGACATACATTAAACCCGGAGACTCGTGGGAACAGGATGTGTTCCTCCAGAAGCCTGAAATCGGGGAATACACCCTGACTCTGTGGGCAAACTTTAGCGGAGTTTTCAAAGAGGTTTCCAAGACGTTCATTGTATACCAGAGGAACCTCACCTACCGGGCGTTTTACAGGGACGGTTCAATAAACGTAGAGGTTTATGGAGAGGACGGAAGGGGTGTGGAGGGAATCCCCGTCAGCATCAACGGTACGGTGCTCACGACCGATGAAAGCGGCAGGGTGATTTACGCGGTATCCACCCCCGGAACTTATCAGATAACCCTGAATCTGGACGGAAGAATAGCCCACACTACTGTCAATGTGGACTCCCTACAGATGACACTCTTCCAGAATAAAACCAGGATTGTTGTCACAGTCACCAACACAAAAGGCGACCCCCTGGCCAATGTAACTGTTGTGGCCGTTGGGCCGAAGGGGACGGATTACAGGATAACCGACACATCCGGGACCGCGGTAGTTAACCTTGAAATCACCGGGTATGGAACGGTCATGATTCGGGCCACGAGCAGCAGGTATCTGGGCACGTCCGCCAATCTCAAAGTTGCCGAACCGGAAAAGCCTTCCGCGCCGACCACAACGTCCAGCCCGAGCCCAACGACCACGCCCCAACCAACCACAACCATCATTCCCTCAAAGCCTCCGAGGAGTTACGGTCCGCTGGCGGCTATACTTCTGATTGCTGGTGTAATCCTGGCTGGAACCTCATATGTGGCATTCTTCAGGCCAACGATTCTGGAGGAAACCCTCGATAGATACTACTTCGTCAAGGTAAAGGCGCCCCGGCTGAAGGGCGTCGATAACTTCAGGTTCGAGAAGGGTGTCAACGCGATAGAGGTCAGGGCGACGAAGGGCAAGGCCACAATAAGTGATGGAACCGTTGTGTGGGAGATAGACCACATGGAGCCTGAGGAGGAGGCCTACCTGCAGGTCATCCTCGGCTGA
- a CDS encoding lysyl aminopeptidase encodes MVDIELLRKVVEAPGVSGHEFLGIRDVVFEALKDHVDEIYVDKLGNVIAHKKGNGPRIMIAAHMDKIGVMVNHIDKEGYLHVVPVGGVDPRTLVAQRIRFFTEKGERFGVVGHIPPHLQKPEDRKKAADWDTIVVDVGADSKEEAEEMGFRVGTVGEFAPAFVQLNENRIATPYLDDRVCLYAMIEAARRVESHEADIYFVASVQEEVGLRGARVASYAIDPEIGIAMDVTFAKQVGDKGKIVPKLGGGPVMDVGPNINPKVRAFADEVAKKYGIELQVEASPRPTGTDANIMQINREGVATAVLSIPIRYMHSQVETADLRDIDKTIEFARRFLEELREMDLTP; translated from the coding sequence ATGGTGGACATTGAACTGCTCAGGAAAGTTGTAGAGGCGCCAGGCGTTTCCGGCCACGAGTTTCTTGGAATAAGGGACGTCGTTTTCGAGGCCCTGAAGGACCACGTGGACGAGATATACGTTGACAAGCTCGGAAACGTTATCGCCCACAAGAAGGGTAACGGGCCGAGGATAATGATCGCGGCCCACATGGACAAGATAGGCGTCATGGTTAACCACATAGACAAGGAGGGCTACCTCCACGTCGTTCCCGTTGGAGGCGTTGACCCCAGAACCCTCGTCGCCCAGAGGATAAGGTTCTTCACCGAGAAGGGCGAGCGCTTTGGAGTCGTCGGCCACATACCGCCCCACCTCCAGAAGCCGGAGGACAGGAAAAAAGCGGCGGACTGGGATACCATAGTCGTTGACGTCGGCGCGGACAGTAAGGAGGAAGCCGAAGAGATGGGCTTCCGCGTTGGAACCGTCGGTGAGTTCGCCCCCGCCTTCGTTCAGCTCAACGAGAACAGGATTGCGACGCCCTACCTCGACGACAGGGTTTGCCTCTACGCCATGATAGAGGCCGCCAGGAGGGTTGAGAGCCACGAGGCGGACATCTACTTCGTCGCCTCCGTACAGGAGGAGGTCGGCCTCCGCGGTGCCAGGGTCGCGAGCTACGCCATAGACCCCGAGATAGGCATAGCCATGGACGTCACCTTCGCCAAGCAGGTCGGCGACAAGGGCAAGATAGTTCCGAAGCTCGGCGGCGGCCCGGTCATGGACGTCGGCCCGAACATCAACCCCAAGGTTCGCGCCTTTGCCGACGAGGTTGCCAAGAAGTACGGCATAGAGCTCCAGGTCGAGGCCAGTCCGAGACCGACGGGAACCGACGCCAACATAATGCAGATCAACCGCGAGGGCGTTGCAACGGCAGTCCTCAGCATACCGATACGCTACATGCACAGCCAGGTCGAGACCGCTGACCTTAGGGACATAGACAAGACCATCGAGTTTGCCAGGCGCTTCCTCGAGGAGCTTCGCGAGATGGACCTCACTCCGTGA
- the cyaB gene encoding class IV adenylate cyclase: MIEVELKGYANDDIFDHVREKFKLMRREYQEDTYFSHPCRDFSETDEALRIRVKKFNGHFEAFLTYKGPKLDQESKTRREIEVPITDPDEHEQILNSLGFHEVMTVVKVREKYYYDKGIVITLDNVEGLGKFVEVETLVESEEEIEPAVKRLRGILNSIGVTKLERRSYLELLLGGKG; the protein is encoded by the coding sequence ATGATAGAAGTTGAGCTGAAGGGGTACGCCAACGATGACATTTTCGACCATGTCCGGGAGAAGTTCAAGCTCATGAGGCGGGAGTATCAGGAGGACACGTATTTCTCGCATCCCTGCAGGGACTTCAGCGAGACGGATGAGGCACTGAGGATACGGGTGAAAAAATTTAATGGACATTTTGAGGCGTTCTTGACGTACAAAGGACCCAAACTTGACCAAGAATCAAAAACCCGCCGGGAGATAGAGGTGCCAATAACCGACCCCGACGAGCATGAACAGATACTGAACTCCCTGGGTTTCCACGAGGTCATGACCGTTGTAAAAGTGCGGGAGAAGTACTACTACGACAAGGGGATAGTAATCACCCTGGACAATGTGGAAGGACTCGGCAAGTTCGTGGAAGTGGAGACCCTTGTGGAGAGCGAGGAGGAGATAGAACCCGCCGTAAAGAGACTTCGGGGTATACTCAATTCGATAGGGGTAACCAAACTCGAGAGAAGATCCTACCTGGAATTGTTGCTCGGGGGGAAAGGATGA
- a CDS encoding energy-coupling factor ABC transporter ATP-binding protein, which produces MNVISVEDLRFRYRRAERYSLKDVSFTVKRGELLGIIGPSGGGKSTLCLTLNGIIPNSIKGEFEGDVVITDPRTGEEYNTKETPVPTLSAVVGLVLQNPESQLFNMTVEEEIAFGLENLGLERNEILRRLRWALEVTGLRGLEGEFPPNLSGGQQQRLAIAAVLAMDPSIIVLDEPTSQLDPVGRREVLGLVSLLNREHGITVVLVEHHTDYILRYADRVIVMDRGEIVLQGTPEEVAEEADTLRKLGVKLPPALEVSHELRKRGVLGEAVLTPEAFLRLIGRSSD; this is translated from the coding sequence ATGAACGTAATCAGTGTTGAGGACCTTCGCTTCAGGTACCGTCGGGCGGAGAGGTATTCCCTGAAGGACGTCAGCTTCACGGTAAAGCGGGGGGAGCTCCTCGGGATAATCGGCCCGAGTGGGGGCGGAAAGTCCACCCTCTGCCTCACCCTCAACGGAATAATCCCAAACTCGATAAAGGGGGAGTTCGAGGGCGATGTGGTTATTACCGACCCAAGGACGGGGGAGGAGTACAACACGAAGGAAACTCCCGTCCCAACGCTTTCCGCGGTCGTCGGTCTCGTCCTCCAGAACCCCGAGAGCCAGCTCTTCAACATGACCGTGGAGGAGGAGATAGCCTTCGGTCTGGAAAACCTGGGGCTTGAGCGGAATGAGATACTCAGAAGGCTGCGGTGGGCTCTCGAGGTCACTGGCCTGAGGGGTCTTGAGGGGGAGTTCCCGCCGAACCTGAGCGGCGGTCAGCAGCAGAGGCTCGCTATAGCGGCGGTTCTTGCGATGGATCCGTCAATAATAGTCCTCGACGAGCCGACGAGCCAGCTTGACCCCGTGGGAAGGAGGGAGGTTCTGGGCCTTGTGTCGCTTCTCAACAGGGAGCACGGTATAACCGTCGTCCTCGTGGAGCATCATACTGACTACATTCTCCGCTACGCCGACAGGGTTATAGTCATGGATCGTGGTGAGATAGTCCTTCAGGGGACCCCCGAGGAGGTCGCGGAGGAGGCGGATACCCTCAGAAAGCTCGGGGTGAAGCTTCCGCCGGCCCTTGAGGTTTCCCACGAGCTGAGGAAAAGGGGCGTGCTCGGTGAGGCGGTTCTCACTCCTGAGGCTTTTCTTCGCCTGATAGGACGCTCATCAGACTGA
- a CDS encoding TrkH family potassium uptake protein, whose protein sequence is MLELGKHINISDDLFVVKNLIGSILQGVGIAYLIPVLLAWFYPEEINYVIYFALPGTFCVLFGAWLARHMGKIEDVNLRQAMVSAAFTWLFASAISVVPFMAIAKMSFIDSYFESMSAWTGTGLTMMTNLESYPHILLFWRAWMQWLGGIGIVLVALTVLIRPGVAAARLYRAEARSERILPNLVNTSKVIFQIYSVLTVVGVYLYHINGMPLFDAVTHSMTGLGTGGMSTHDLSIGYFNSTSIEAVTIFLMIMGAVNFTVHYRMFVSKHLKPFFEDIQVRYMFIFLIPAVAITAYSLIQVGDNVGDSLRQAVFHSVSAITCTGFGIADLSRYPELGKFIIGILMVIGGGAGSTAGGIKLIRVTLMYESLKWTIQQAILPRGAIIKRKVGSYLFTEEDIQEVMSFTITYIALLLFGTVYTMLRMGTSLVDSFFEVASAQGNVGLSVGITSTYMPVDMKVLLILHMWIGRLEIFSTLVFIISTFFLVPRVVRGR, encoded by the coding sequence ATGCTGGAACTCGGCAAGCACATCAACATCTCGGACGATCTGTTCGTGGTGAAGAACCTCATCGGCTCAATCCTTCAGGGCGTGGGTATTGCCTACCTCATCCCGGTGCTGCTGGCATGGTTCTATCCAGAGGAGATTAACTACGTCATCTACTTTGCCCTCCCGGGCACTTTCTGTGTGCTCTTCGGTGCCTGGCTGGCAAGGCACATGGGTAAAATTGAGGACGTCAACCTCCGGCAGGCAATGGTTTCGGCCGCGTTCACCTGGCTTTTTGCCTCCGCCATAAGCGTCGTACCCTTCATGGCCATAGCCAAGATGTCGTTCATCGACTCCTACTTCGAAAGCATGAGCGCGTGGACAGGTACGGGTCTCACCATGATGACCAATCTGGAGAGCTATCCCCATATCCTCCTCTTCTGGCGTGCCTGGATGCAGTGGCTCGGTGGAATCGGTATAGTTCTCGTTGCCCTTACCGTCCTCATACGTCCGGGGGTGGCTGCTGCGAGGCTTTACCGGGCCGAAGCCAGGAGCGAGAGAATCCTTCCCAACCTAGTTAACACATCCAAGGTCATCTTCCAGATATATTCCGTCCTGACCGTTGTGGGCGTTTACCTGTACCACATCAACGGCATGCCCCTCTTCGATGCGGTTACCCACTCCATGACCGGCCTGGGGACGGGTGGTATGAGCACCCACGACCTCAGCATCGGCTACTTCAACAGCACGTCCATCGAGGCGGTCACGATATTCCTGATGATAATGGGTGCCGTCAACTTCACGGTTCATTACAGGATGTTCGTCAGCAAGCACCTGAAGCCCTTCTTTGAGGACATCCAGGTCAGGTACATGTTCATTTTCCTCATCCCCGCGGTGGCGATAACTGCTTACAGCCTCATCCAGGTGGGCGATAACGTGGGCGATTCCCTCCGCCAAGCGGTTTTTCACTCCGTCTCTGCAATAACATGCACAGGCTTTGGCATAGCGGATCTCAGCAGGTACCCCGAGCTCGGCAAGTTCATAATCGGAATCCTCATGGTCATAGGCGGCGGAGCTGGAAGTACCGCCGGAGGTATAAAGCTCATCCGCGTCACGCTGATGTACGAGAGTCTCAAATGGACGATTCAACAGGCCATACTCCCCAGGGGAGCCATTATAAAGCGCAAGGTCGGCAGCTATCTGTTCACCGAGGAGGATATTCAGGAGGTCATGAGCTTCACGATAACCTACATCGCCCTGCTCCTTTTCGGAACCGTTTACACGATGCTTCGCATGGGAACCAGCCTCGTGGATTCCTTCTTCGAGGTGGCCTCCGCCCAGGGCAATGTTGGGCTGAGCGTGGGGATAACCTCAACCTACATGCCCGTTGATATGAAGGTGCTCCTCATCCTCCACATGTGGATAGGGAGGCTCGAGATATTCTCCACCTTGGTCTTCATTATAAGCACGTTCTTCCTCGTTCCGAGGGTGGTGAGGGGCAGATGA
- the map gene encoding type II methionyl aminopeptidase: MDEREALIKAGEIARQVKKEVAELIKPGAKLYDIAEFVERRIVELGGKPAFPCNLSINEIAAHYTPYKGDETVLREGDYLKLDLGVHVDGYIADTAVTYRVGMEEDELMAAAREALENAISTIRAGTKINELGKAIEDIIRGKGFNPIVNLSGHKIQRYKLHAGISIPNIYRPADSYELKEGDVIAIEPFATTGAGQVIEVPPALIFMYVRDRPVRMAHARRLLMHIKREYSTLPFAYRWLQDFMPEGQLKLALAQLDRVGAVYSYPILREVRGGTVAQFEHTVIVEKDGAYITT, encoded by the coding sequence GTGGACGAAAGGGAGGCACTGATAAAGGCCGGCGAGATAGCCAGACAGGTCAAGAAGGAAGTTGCCGAACTCATAAAGCCGGGAGCAAAGCTCTATGACATCGCCGAGTTCGTTGAAAGGCGCATAGTTGAGCTTGGCGGAAAACCGGCGTTCCCGTGCAACCTTTCAATAAACGAGATTGCGGCCCACTACACACCATACAAGGGCGACGAAACCGTCCTCAGGGAGGGTGACTACCTCAAGCTCGACCTTGGGGTCCACGTCGATGGATACATAGCCGACACCGCCGTGACCTACCGCGTCGGGATGGAAGAGGACGAGCTGATGGCGGCCGCCAGGGAGGCCCTCGAGAACGCCATCTCCACGATCAGGGCAGGTACCAAGATAAACGAGCTGGGGAAGGCCATAGAGGACATCATACGCGGGAAAGGATTCAACCCGATAGTCAATCTAAGCGGCCACAAGATACAGCGCTACAAACTCCACGCCGGCATCAGCATACCCAACATATACCGCCCGGCCGATAGCTACGAGCTCAAGGAGGGGGATGTCATAGCGATAGAGCCCTTCGCGACCACCGGTGCCGGCCAGGTCATAGAGGTGCCGCCGGCGCTCATCTTCATGTACGTGCGCGATAGGCCCGTCAGAATGGCCCATGCAAGGAGGCTCCTCATGCACATCAAGAGGGAGTACAGCACCCTGCCCTTCGCCTACCGCTGGCTGCAGGACTTCATGCCGGAGGGACAGCTCAAGCTCGCCCTCGCCCAGCTCGACAGGGTCGGGGCCGTTTACAGCTACCCGATACTGCGTGAGGTCAGGGGCGGTACGGTCGCCCAGTTCGAGCACACGGTCATCGTGGAGAAGGACGGGGCGTATATAACCACCTGA
- a CDS encoding CBS domain-containing protein has product MVGILVQEVMTDRFQKIDIAAPLSEAIGIFEKEDPDLILVFDENLYKGVLTQDLIIRSHLKWDPTKAKVRDVYKTAPVIKPDEDLSRAAKLMMEVDLRSLPVGESKAEIIGVISDIELLNKVAEGDFGKRKIEEFMTRDVITLKPDDTVAKAFATMRDHAISRIPIVNEEGKLEGLVTLHDLIIRFIKPRFKSQYGEVAGEKIPPFSMQLRDVMIRGVITISPNATVKEAVATMLDNDIDGLVVVNEDNRVVGILTVKDLLLPISRMVEKEARFYLQLGGDAEILSDFTRERIIEDVRRFVDGYEDLLGQEGIIYLYIRRFNEKFRGVHLYQARMRVVTDRGVFIATGETWGAIQAAHDALRAIERQLLQKAELEKDTHYYKRFIEKMGLG; this is encoded by the coding sequence ATGGTCGGTATTCTTGTGCAGGAAGTTATGACCGACAGGTTCCAGAAAATCGACATCGCCGCCCCGCTTTCTGAGGCGATCGGAATTTTTGAGAAGGAAGACCCCGACCTTATTCTGGTCTTCGACGAAAACCTGTACAAGGGAGTCCTGACACAGGACCTTATTATACGCTCCCACCTCAAGTGGGACCCAACCAAGGCCAAGGTTAGGGACGTGTACAAAACCGCCCCGGTTATAAAACCCGATGAGGACCTGAGCAGGGCCGCAAAGCTAATGATGGAGGTTGACCTGCGCTCCCTTCCCGTTGGGGAGAGCAAGGCTGAAATCATAGGTGTTATAAGCGACATAGAGCTTCTGAATAAGGTAGCGGAGGGCGATTTTGGAAAGAGGAAGATTGAGGAATTCATGACCAGGGACGTCATAACCCTCAAGCCCGACGACACTGTCGCGAAAGCCTTCGCCACGATGCGCGACCACGCGATATCAAGGATACCCATAGTGAACGAGGAGGGCAAGCTTGAAGGCCTGGTGACCCTCCACGACCTCATCATAAGGTTCATCAAGCCGCGCTTCAAATCCCAGTACGGAGAAGTCGCTGGGGAGAAGATACCCCCCTTCAGCATGCAGCTCCGCGACGTCATGATAAGGGGTGTTATCACAATATCGCCCAACGCAACGGTCAAAGAGGCCGTTGCCACAATGCTCGACAACGACATCGACGGACTGGTTGTCGTCAACGAGGACAACCGGGTAGTTGGCATCCTGACGGTCAAAGACCTCCTCCTGCCGATATCGAGGATGGTCGAGAAGGAGGCGAGGTTCTACCTCCAGCTGGGCGGAGACGCCGAGATACTCAGCGACTTCACCAGGGAAAGGATAATCGAGGACGTCAGGCGCTTCGTTGACGGCTACGAGGACCTCCTCGGCCAGGAGGGCATCATCTACCTCTACATAAGGCGCTTCAACGAGAAGTTCAGGGGGGTGCACCTCTACCAGGCCAGGATGAGGGTTGTGACCGACAGGGGCGTCTTCATAGCCACCGGCGAGACCTGGGGAGCGATACAGGCCGCCCACGATGCCCTGAGAGCCATAGAGAGGCAGCTACTCCAGAAGGCGGAGCTTGAGAAGGACACGCACTACTACAAGAGGTTTATAGAGAAGATGGGGCTGGGGTGA
- a CDS encoding DUF835 domain-containing protein, translating to MNGESFVPYLNFISRWVLFVAVFYKAYRTREKGWAILTTAFFIDALDVESYILEPLGIILHPDAYAIASKIPNFIIAFLLMWGAVHLKYGESRLKHVVYISLFSVISYIWLLLLATDVFNNPTTRAILPSLAFGGGLIYVGNVLRKYVVSHHWVEMMFPWGLILLGALNLTYPVTRFIEWFAPIGFFMGAVFRLMTATGATKFVFYPLTPVMPPTDVKIPPGAYLFPTREEVVHRFGNVWDKPGVILITREDVGMLKENIHPNTLVFWITRAKEGKLEESPTIYAMGPTKIDILTDLITRAIGQGYGLIYIDALEYLMLENGFENAVKFLLNVKDRVVSAGGTIILVANLRTLEPRQRRILEREFSH from the coding sequence ATGAACGGTGAGTCTTTCGTTCCCTACCTCAACTTTATTTCGAGGTGGGTTCTTTTCGTGGCCGTTTTTTATAAGGCATACAGGACCCGGGAAAAGGGATGGGCCATCTTAACGACAGCGTTTTTCATAGATGCCCTCGACGTTGAGAGTTACATCCTTGAACCTTTGGGAATTATACTGCACCCGGATGCCTACGCAATCGCCTCCAAGATTCCGAACTTCATCATTGCGTTTCTGTTGATGTGGGGAGCGGTTCATTTGAAATACGGGGAAAGCCGGCTTAAGCACGTGGTTTACATCTCCCTGTTCTCAGTGATCTCTTACATATGGCTCCTCCTGCTGGCCACGGATGTTTTCAACAATCCAACAACGCGGGCCATCCTACCGTCGCTTGCCTTCGGTGGGGGGCTCATCTACGTTGGCAACGTCCTGAGAAAATACGTTGTATCCCACCACTGGGTCGAGATGATGTTCCCATGGGGATTGATACTTCTCGGGGCACTCAACTTGACCTACCCGGTGACCAGGTTCATCGAGTGGTTCGCACCGATTGGCTTTTTTATGGGGGCGGTGTTCAGATTAATGACCGCTACCGGCGCAACGAAATTTGTGTTCTACCCGCTGACTCCAGTGATGCCCCCTACCGACGTGAAAATACCTCCCGGGGCGTACCTGTTCCCGACACGGGAGGAAGTGGTTCACAGGTTTGGAAACGTGTGGGATAAACCGGGCGTCATACTCATAACCCGTGAGGACGTGGGGATGCTGAAAGAGAACATCCACCCCAACACGCTGGTGTTCTGGATAACCCGCGCGAAGGAAGGCAAGCTGGAGGAATCACCGACAATCTACGCCATGGGTCCGACGAAGATAGATATCCTGACCGATCTTATAACCCGTGCCATTGGCCAGGGGTACGGTTTGATCTATATCGATGCCCTTGAGTACCTGATGCTCGAGAACGGATTCGAGAACGCCGTTAAATTTCTGCTCAACGTCAAGGATCGGGTAGTCAGCGCTGGGGGCACGATCATACTGGTGGCCAACCTCAGGACCCTGGAGCCGCGCCAGAGAAGGATACTGGAGAGGGAATTCAGCCACTGA
- the glmU gene encoding bifunctional sugar-1-phosphate nucleotidylyltransferase/acetyltransferase, whose product MKAVVLAAGKGERLRPLTDDRPKVILKVANRPIIGYVLENLDPFVDEFIIVVRYEKEKLIKALGDEFNGKPITYVEQLPGEGTAKAIESARKHIGEEEFIVANGDIYFEIEGVKDLIGVFRREKADAALLVKEFDDLSHFGKIEVEGSLVSGVKEKPGKVSGYANLGVYIFKPEVFEFIGKTPVSKRGEYEITDTLNLMIWAGRRVAYAVYSGYWNDIGRPWNLLELNEYLLKNRLRHEIRGIVEAGTTIVPPVEIGEGTVVRSGAYIVGPVKIGRNSRIGPNCFIRPATSIGDGCHVGNAVEVKNSIIMDGSNAPHLNYVGDSIIGENTNLGAGTITANLRHDRGNVKVEVKGKLEDSGRHKLGAIIGHNVKVGINVSIYPGRKIGSNSFIGPGVIVDRNVPQGHIVTVKQEKTVMTR is encoded by the coding sequence GTGAAGGCTGTTGTTCTTGCCGCGGGAAAGGGTGAACGGCTCCGGCCGCTGACGGATGATAGGCCGAAGGTCATACTCAAGGTGGCCAACAGACCTATAATCGGGTACGTTCTTGAGAACCTCGACCCTTTCGTGGATGAGTTCATCATCGTTGTTCGCTACGAGAAGGAGAAGCTGATTAAGGCCCTAGGCGATGAGTTCAACGGCAAACCGATAACCTACGTCGAGCAACTGCCCGGTGAGGGGACTGCCAAGGCAATAGAGTCTGCCCGGAAGCACATCGGGGAAGAGGAGTTCATAGTGGCCAACGGTGACATTTACTTTGAGATCGAGGGTGTAAAGGATTTGATAGGGGTCTTCAGGAGGGAAAAGGCCGACGCGGCCCTTCTAGTTAAAGAGTTCGATGACCTCAGCCACTTTGGTAAGATCGAGGTCGAGGGGAGCCTCGTTTCCGGGGTGAAGGAGAAACCCGGGAAGGTTTCCGGCTACGCCAACCTCGGTGTTTACATATTCAAGCCCGAGGTCTTCGAGTTCATCGGGAAGACCCCCGTGAGCAAGCGCGGCGAGTACGAGATAACGGACACCCTCAACCTCATGATATGGGCGGGCAGAAGGGTGGCATACGCGGTTTACTCCGGCTACTGGAACGACATAGGCAGGCCCTGGAACCTCCTTGAGCTCAACGAATACCTCCTGAAGAACAGGCTGAGGCACGAAATACGGGGTATAGTCGAGGCGGGGACCACGATAGTCCCGCCGGTTGAGATTGGAGAAGGCACAGTTGTCCGGAGCGGCGCGTATATCGTGGGTCCGGTTAAGATAGGAAGGAACTCCAGAATTGGCCCCAACTGCTTCATACGGCCTGCCACCAGCATAGGAGACGGCTGTCACGTGGGCAACGCGGTGGAGGTCAAGAACTCCATAATAATGGACGGCAGCAATGCACCCCACCTCAACTACGTCGGCGACTCAATAATCGGGGAGAACACCAACCTGGGCGCGGGGACGATAACAGCTAACCTCAGACACGACAGGGGCAACGTGAAGGTTGAGGTTAAGGGCAAGCTCGAGGACAGCGGCAGGCACAAGCTCGGTGCGATAATCGGTCACAACGTCAAGGTGGGCATAAACGTCAGCATCTACCCCGGTAGAAAGATAGGAAGTAACTCTTTTATCGGGCCGGGTGTTATAGTTGATAGAAATGTGCCACAGGGGCACATTGTCACCGTGAAGCAGGAGAAAACGGTGATGACGAGATGA